From Lagenorhynchus albirostris chromosome 10, mLagAlb1.1, whole genome shotgun sequence, the proteins below share one genomic window:
- the TOMM6 gene encoding mitochondrial import receptor subunit TOM6 homolog, with protein sequence MRGRKLRDLLAPTSGVVRDLAEGWGAAMASSGAGVIAAGSANEAPEIPDNVGDWLRGVYRFATDRNDFRRNLILNLGLFAAGVWLARNLSDIDLMAPQPGV encoded by the exons ATGCGAGGCCGGAAGTTGCGTGATCTGCTGGCGCCGACAAGCGGCGTGGTGAGAGACCTTGCGGAGGGTTGGGGTGCTGCTATGGCTTCCAGTGGGGCCGGCGTGATCGCTGCGGGCTCGGCAAATGAAGCTCCCGAAATCCCAGACAACGTGGGAGACTGGCTTCGGGGCGTCTACCGCTTCGCCACCGATAGGAATGACTTCCGCAG GAACTTGATCCTCAATTTGGGACTCTTTGCTGCCGGAGTTTGGCTGGCCAGGAATTTGAGTGACATTGACCTAATGGCACCTCAGCCTGGGGTGTAG
- the USP49 gene encoding ubiquitin carboxyl-terminal hydrolase 49 — protein MDRCKHVGRLRLAQDHSILNPQKWCCRECATTESVWACLKCSHVACGRYIEDHALKHFEKTGHPLAMEVRDLYVFCYLCKDYVLNDNPEGDLKLLRSSLLAVRGQTQDLPLRRGRTLRSMASGEDAVPPQRAPQGQPQMLTALWYRRQRLLARTLRLWFEKTSRGQAKLEQRRRQEALERKKEAARQRRREVKRRLLEELASSPPRKSARLLLHAPRAAAPRAAAPRAPAGPRPAPRRAPAMAPGVTGLRNLGNTCYMNSILQVLSHLRKFRECFLNLDPSKTEQLFPRAANGKAPLAGRPAGSSATELSPRSHGAEACEREGLCLNGGASLSRSLELIQNKEPRSKHISLCHELHTLFRVMWSGRWALVSPFAMLHSVWSLIPAFRGYDQQDAQEFLCELLHKVQQELESEGTKRRILIPFSQRKLTKQVLKVVNTIFHGQLLSQVTCVSCNYKSNTIEPFWDLSLEFPERYHCIEKGFIPLNQTQCLLTEMLAKFTETEALEGRIYACDQCNSKRRKSNPKPLVLSEARKQLMIYRLPQVLRLHLKRFRWSGRNHREKIGVHVVFDQVLTMEPYCCRDMLSSLDKETFAYDLSAVVMHHGKGFGSGHYTAYCYNTEGGFWVHCNDSKLNVCSVEEVCKTQAYILFYTQRTVQGNARISETQLQTQVQSSNNDEGRPRTFP, from the exons ATGGATAGATGCAAACATGTAGGGCGGTTGCGGCTAGCCCAGGACCACTCCATCCTGAACCCGCAGAAGTGGTGCTGCCGGGAGTGCGCCACCACCGAGTCCGTGTGGGCTTGTCTCAAGTGCTCCCACGTGGCCTGCGGCCGCTACATCGAAGACCACGCCCTCAAACACTTCGAAAAGACTGGACACCCGCTAGCCATGGAGGTCCGGGACCTCTACGTGTTCTGCTACCTGTGCAAGGACTACGTGCTCAACGACAACCCCGAAGGGGACCTCAAGCTGCTGAGAAGCTCCCTCTTGGCGGTCAGGGGCCAGACGCAGGACCTGCCGCTGAGGCGCGGGCGGACGCTGCGGTCCATGGCCTCGGGCGAGGACGCCGTCCCGCCGCAGCGCGCTCCTCAGGGACAGCCGCAGATGCTCACGGCTCTGTGGTATCGGCGCCAGCGCCTGCTGGCCCGGACGCTGCGGCTCTGGTTCGAGAAGACCTCGCGGGGCCAGGCCAAGCTggagcagcggcggcggcaggaGGCGCTGGAGCGCAAGAAGGAGGCGGCGCGGCAGCGGCGGCGCGAGGTGAAGCGGCGGCTGCTGGAGGAGCTGGCCAGCTCCCCTCCGCGCAAGAGCGCGCGCCTCCTGCTGCACGCGCCCCGCGCCGCCGCGCCGCGCGCCGCCGCGCCGCGCGCGCCCGCTgggccccgccccgcgccgcgcCGCGCGCCAGCCATGGCGCCGGGCGTCACGGGCCTGCGCAACCTGGGCAACACCTGCTACATGAACTCCATCCTCCAGGTGCTCAGCCACCTGCGCAAGTTCCGTGAGTGCTTCCTGAACCTCGACCCGTCCAAGACGGAGCAGCTGTTTCCCAGGGCCGCCAACGGCAAGGCCCCTCTCGCGGGCAGGCCGGCCGGCAGCTCAGCCACCGAGCTGTCGCCCAGGAGCCACGGGGCCGAGGCCTGCGAGCGCGAGGGCCTCTGCTTGAATGGCGGGGCCTCCCTCAGCAGGAGCCTAGAACTCATCCAGAACAAGGAGCCCAGATCGAAGCACATCTCCCTCTGCCACGAACTGCACACCCTCTTCCGCGTCATGTGGTCCGGCAGGTGGGCCCTGGTGTCGCCCTTCGCCATGCTTCACTCGGTGTGGAGCCTGATCCCCGCCTTCCGCGGCTACGACCAACAGGACGCGCAGGAGTTTCTCTGCGAGTTGTTGCACAAAGTGCAGCAGGAACTCGAGTCCGAGGGCACCAAGCGCCGGATCCTCATCCCCTTCTCCCAGAGGAAGCTCACCAAACAGGTCTTAAAGGTGGTGAACACCATATTTCACGGGCAGCTACTCAGCCAG GTCACATGTGTATCATGCAATTACAAATCCAATACCATCGAGCCCTTTTGGGATCTGTCCCTGGAATTCCCTGAACGCTATCACTGCATAGAAAAGGGGTTTATCCCTTTGAATCAGACTCAGTGCCTGCTCACCGAGATGCTGGCCAAGTTCACAGAGACAGAGGCTCTGGAAGGGAGAATCTACGCTTGTGACCAATGTAACA GCAAACGACGAAAATCCAATCCAAAACCCCTTGTTCTGAGTGAAGCTAGAAAGCAGTTAATGATCTACAGACTACCTCAGGTCCTCCGGCTGCACCTTAAAAGATTCAG GTGGTCTGGCCGTAATCACCGAGAGAAGATTGGGGTCCATGTCGTCTTTGACCAGGTATTAACCATGGAACCTTACTGCTGCAGGGATATGCTCTCCTCTCTTGACAAAGAGACCTTTGCCTATGATCTCTCCGCAGTGGTCATGCATCACGGGAAAGGGTTTGGCTCAGGACACTACACAGCCTATTGCTACAACACAGAGGGAG GTTTTTGGGTCCACTGCAATGACTCAAAGCTGAATGTATGCAGTGTCGAGGAAGTGTGCAAAACTCAAGCCTACATCCTTTTTTACACTCAAAGAACAGTTCAGGGCAATGCAAGAATCTCAGAAACCCAACTCCAAACTCAGGTGCAGTCCAGCAACAACGATGAGGGCAGACCACGGACCTTCCCCTGA